TTGATAAAAGAGCTGGAATCTAATGATAATCAAACAAGTCTAAGTTTTAGAAAAAAAATGGCGATAAAAGCTTTCGCAAAAACCGCAAAATATGACCATGCTATCCATAACTGGTTTGTAGCTGGTGAAGATGAGTTAAATTTGAGCGCCAAATTAAAGCAAGAGTTAAGATATGGCGAAAACCCACACCAAAAAGCAAAATTATATCAAATATCAGCAACTGGTATATTAGCAGCTGAGCAAATACAGGGCAAAGAGCTTAGCTTTAATAATATTAAAGATGCAGATAGTGCTTATAATTTAATAAAAGAGTTTAACAAGCCGGCTGTAGCGGTAATAAAGCATGCAAACCCATGTGGAGTAGCGTCAGCAGATGCTATAGAGGAGGCCTTTAAAAAAGCATTATCATGTGATCCAACAAGTAGTTTTGGAGGTATTATAGCTTTAAATAGAAGCTTGGATAAAGAGTTGGCACTGTTAATTAAAGCTAGCTTTTATGAGGTTGTTATTACACCTGAAATATCGATGGAAGCTAAAGATATTTTGGCTGCTAAAAAGAATATGAGAATATTAATAACGGGCTCTGAGCAAAAATTAGCATCTAAACAAATATCTTCTATTGAAGGTGGAATTTTAGTACAGGATGCGGATAGCAAAGAGGTGTTAGAAGCTGATTTAGAGGTGGTTTCCAAAAGAAAGCCGAGTAAGTCAGAGTTAGATAATATGCTTTTTGCCTTTAAAGCTGTAAAACATGTGCGGTCTAATGCGGTGCTTTTTGCTAAAAATCAAATGACTGTAGCTA
Above is a window of Alphaproteobacteria bacterium DNA encoding:
- the purH gene encoding bifunctional phosphoribosylaminoimidazolecarboxamide formyltransferase/IMP cyclohydrolase is translated as MTKISRALISVSDKRNIEKIVAYLNQNKIEIISTGGTYKKIKESSENVLEISEYTNFPEIMNGRVKTLNPLIHGGVLADRDNEQHKKDMNKHEIKPIDLVIVNLYPFEEVVLAGADYKTAIENIDVGGPTMIRAAAKNHQHVVVVTDPSDYDELIKELESNDNQTSLSFRKKMAIKAFAKTAKYDHAIHNWFVAGEDELNLSAKLKQELRYGENPHQKAKLYQISATGILAAEQIQGKELSFNNIKDADSAYNLIKEFNKPAVAVIKHANPCGVASADAIEEAFKKALSCDPTSSFGGIIALNRSLDKELALLIKASFYEVVITPEISMEAKDILAAKKNMRILITGSEQKLASKQISSIEGGILVQDADSKEVLEADLEVVSKRKPSKSELDNMLFAFKAVKHVRSNAVLFAKNQMTVAIGAGQMSRVDSVRVASLKLEDFSKNNKSFDFNELVLASDAFFPFSDGLELAAKAGAKAIIQPGGSIRDQEVIAKADELGLALVFTKTRHFKH